CTCGTCCCAACAACCCAAATCGGCGGCATAGCCGAGCGACCAGCCCGGGCCGAAGAGGTCGGCATGGGCGGTGACGCGGAACCCGAATGTCGCCCCGCTATCGTGCCGCACCGGCAGTGGCAGGCACGAGATCGCGCCGGCAAACAGCAATTCCTCTCCGTCGCGGTAGCTCCGCAGCAGCCGCGCACCGACCAGGGCTGGAAACAGTCCCGGCGGGCAGTTTTCTTCGAGCACCGTGCGATGCTCGTCGTGGCAATAGAGCGGGATCCGCTTCGCCAGAAGGACACCCAGCGTGCGCGTGTTCCAATGGTCGCCGTGGATGTGGGTCAGCAGCACGGCATGAATATTTTGCCACGATCGACCCGACGTAATCAGCCGGCTGGCCAACTGCCGCGGCCCGAGGCCGATGTCGACGAGCAGTCCGAATCCATCGATCTCCAGCAGGCTTGCATTGCCCGAACTGCCGCTGGCCAACACCGTAAAACGCGGAAACATCCGTAGTCCCTGATTGCTCCGATTTCGGACATCCGTGCCCCGAGCACCGATCGCTCGAACACCGCCGCACGCGCCGCTGGAGATTATCGTGTCGCAACACGCCGCCGCCGTCAACCCCCGGGACCCGGGTGCCGCTGCTATTCATCGGTAAGCGGCGAAGATAGACTTGGCGAGTCAGGTTCCCGATTCCCGCCCGATCCTCGAAAGGCGCCGCAATGAATATCTGCCAGATCACTTGTTGCCAATTTTTGTCTGCGTTGTTGATCGGCGTCGCCGCGGCGAACGCGCTAGCGGACGACGTCATAGACGCTCCGACGAGTGAAAGTGCTGCCAAGGACACGCGCTGCTACGAGCTGCGTGTTTACCATGCGGGCGAAGGAAAGCTCGACGCGCTCAACACTCGTTTTCGCGACCATACCTGCAAGTTGTTCGAAAAGCACGGCATCACGAACATCGGCTATTGGATGCCGCTCGATAAATCAGAGCAAAAGCTGTATTACATCGTTGCCTATCCGAGCCGGGCAGCGCGCGAAGCGAGCTGGAAGGCGTTTTTCGCCGATCCGGAATGGAAGGCCGTTTTTGCCGAATCAGAGAAGAACGGCAAATTGGTCAGGCAGGTCGATTCGACTTTCATGCACGCAACCGATTTTTCGCCCGCGATCATGCCCGGCAAAGCCAGCGAACCGCGCCTGTTCGAATTGCGAACCTACACGACCACGCCCGGAAACCTGCCGAATTTGTTCGCTCGCTTTCGCGACCACACGATGGCGATCTTCGCGAAGCATGGCATGACGAACTTCGCCTATTGGGCGCTCGACGCCGATCAAAAAGGCGCCGGCGACACATTGGTTTACATGCTCGCCCACCCGTCGAAAGAAGCCCGCGATGCAAGCTTCGAGGCGTTCCGCAAAGACCCGGATTGGGTCGCCGCGAAAGCCGCATCGGAAAAGAACGGCTCGCTGACAGTGCCCGACGGTGTGAAATCAGTGCTCTTGAAGCCGGCCGATT
The window above is part of the Pirellulales bacterium genome. Proteins encoded here:
- a CDS encoding MBL fold metallo-hydrolase, giving the protein MFPRFTVLASGSSGNASLLEIDGFGLLVDIGLGPRQLASRLITSGRSWQNIHAVLLTHIHGDHWNTRTLGVLLAKRIPLYCHDEHRTVLEENCPPGLFPALVGARLLRSYRDGEELLFAGAISCLPLPVRHDSGATFGFRVTAHADLFGPGWSLGYAADLGCWDERLAEALSGVDLLAIEFNHDVAMQRTSGRHPMLIARVLGDEGHLSNVQAADLLRQTLVNNSDRRPRQIVQLHLSRQCNHPRLAAAAAQAVLDELGLAIPIHTALQHNPSPAFHCCNGALASEAI
- a CDS encoding NIPSNAP family protein, translated to MNICQITCCQFLSALLIGVAAANALADDVIDAPTSESAAKDTRCYELRVYHAGEGKLDALNTRFRDHTCKLFEKHGITNIGYWMPLDKSEQKLYYIVAYPSRAAREASWKAFFADPEWKAVFAESEKNGKLVRQVDSTFMHATDFSPAIMPGKASEPRLFELRTYTTTPGNLPNLFARFRDHTMAIFAKHGMTNFAYWALDADQKGAGDTLVYMLAHPSKEARDASFEAFRKDPDWVAAKAASEKNGSLTVPDGVKSVLLKPADYSPTK